A genome region from Brassica oleracea var. oleracea cultivar TO1000 chromosome C2, BOL, whole genome shotgun sequence includes the following:
- the LOC106323978 gene encoding uncharacterized protein LOC106323978, producing MDTTNMDTSQWVLVAESARLIREERATVESVAQDCARNGRGGAHDGEISPLDFVPCCYYPEGIFEDLPALAPGLLRPPVGEGQSWENVEATRSTPSSVKILLRECVGVGVNFLIPTKTQRPWSPPVGFQCVYESYFQNETRLWFPIPRLVTSYVRHRDAAISQFLNGSFCLPVALLVMAAEIDVSMNVRAFEELTYLKSMGEWVYSIQMRPNYNVSSGIPTGRTTGSVFISTSIDHPDKAAYPEEFIENARAVVLLAQESWDNITVERIRRVIDRISQKDWRSDLLPLVTGRKRRFSLFTRKITTAREMKAFPDLSAIIGRRLSGSSSDVSSRTPDGVDRRESPPAVIRPSPVPDPVGSEPSRESLVPEFDESARTKKKGKMRPAPDVSITVVQGEEKKDKKKKPAEKDPVPSVGAENRELVVHEESSRGNAALTDDGLSSFSVDPLERGRREPSVDRGSDGRDHSKTSEGRREAGVSQSITATTPRSTPSAPGGSSTRKKGPVKFPDHVDFKCDGDTPLAYDLEECAELVRQIRGGAKDMPPVKDLILKDAYVDAARTKVLSDGSVNYVVELYDTALKKTISKLKNAERLVRVKDSALNRKTSEFIAVIEKAKAEQSRLLAEKKA from the exons ATGGATACGACGAATATGGATACATCCCAGTGGGTCCTGGTCGCCGAGTCGGCGCGCCTAATTCGCGAGGAAAGGGCGACCGTTGAGTCGGTCGCGCAAGATTGTGCGAGAAATGGTCGAGGTGGAGCCCACGACGGAGAGATTTCTCCTCTTGATTTTGTTCCATGCTGCTATTATCCTGAGGGGATTTTCGAAGATCTCCCGGCGTTGGCACCGGGGCTGTTACGTCCTCCGGTCGGGGAGGGACAATCGTGGGAGAATGTTGAGGCGACTCGTTCGACTCCAAGCAGCGTGAAGATTCTGTTGAGGGAGTGTGTTGGAGTCGGGGTGAATTTTCTGATTCCAACTAAGACCCAGAGGCCATGGTCACCCCCGGTGGGATTCCAATGTGTTTATGAATCCTATTTTCAGAATGAGACCAGGCTTTGGTTCCCGATCCCTAGGCTCGTCACGTCTTACGTGAGGCATCGTGATGCAGCGATAAGTCAGTTCTTAAATGGTTCGTTTTGTCTCCCGGTAGCATTGTTAGTGATGGCGGCTGAGATCGACGTGTCGATGAATGTTCGAGCCTTCGAGGAGTTGACGTATCTTAAGTCGATGGGGGAATGGGTGTACTCGATCCAAATGAGGCCGAACTACAACGTATCGTCGGGCATCCCAACAGGACGAACAACTGGCAGCGTTTTTATTTCTACGTCAA TTGATCATCCGGATAAGGCGGCTTATCCCGAAGAATTTATAGAGAACGCTCGGGCTGTCGTACTGCTCGCTCAAGAAAGTTGGGATAACATTACTGTGGAAAGGATTCGGCGAGTCATCGACAGGATCTCGCAAA AGGATTGGAGATCTGATCTTTTGCCACTAGTGACTGGTCGCAAACGTCGGTTTTCGTTATTCACGAGAAAGATCACCACTGCAAGAGAGATGAAGGCCTTTCCAGACTTAAGTGCAATCATCGGGAGAAGACTGAGTGGCTCGTCTAGTGACGTGTCGTCAAGGACTCCTGACGGAGTTGATCGCAGAGAGTCTCCTCCTGCGGTCATTCGACCATCGCCTGTTCCTGACCCTGTCGGTTCCGAACCTTCAAGGGAAAGTTTGGTGCCAGAATTCGACGAGTCGGCGCGGACTAAGAAGAAAGGAAAGATGAGACCGGCTCCTGACGTATCTATCACTGTGGTTCAGGGAG AAGAGAAGAAGGATAAGAAGAAGAAGCCTGCTGAAAAGGACCCGGTACCGAGTGTCGGGGCAGAGAATCGAGAGCTTGTGGTTCACGAAGAGTCGAGTCGTGGTAACGCTGCTTTGACTGATGATGGGTTGAGCAGTTTTTCGGTCGATCCCTTGGAAAGGGGGAGAAGGGAACCATCTGTTGATCGAGGTTCTGACGGTCGAGACCATTCTAAGACGTCCGAAGGGAGGCGCGAAGCAGGAGTTTCTCAATCGATCACTGCCACCACTCCTCGCTCTACGCCGTCGGCTCCCGGAGGCAGCTCTACTCGAAAGAAAGGTCCCGTCAAGTTCCCTGATCACGTTGATTTCAAATGCGACGGTGACACACCGCTCGCCTACGACCTGGAGGAATGTGCCGAGTTAGTTCGCCAAATCCGAGGCGGTGCAAAAGATATGCCGCCGGTTAAAGACCTTATCTTAAAGGATGCTTATGTCGATGCGGCAAGGACCAAGGTTCTG AGTGATGGTAGCGTGAATTACGTCGTTGAGCTGTACGACACGGCCTTGAAAAAAACTATCTCCAAGTTGAAGAACGCTGAAAGGCTCGTGCGAGTGAAGGACTCAGCTCTTAACCGTAAAACGAGTGAGTTCATAGCAGTGATCGAGAAGGCTAAGGCAGAGCAGAGTCGATTACTCGCAGAGAAGAAGGCCTAG
- the LOC106323980 gene encoding myb-like protein V, with protein MEEDTAAILKKMNAAAKPTTDPKAPEARQEPRQHAKGNKSNQQKSFFYVVEDKNPPPGSTVVVREKANVELPKSRQNNTKSWSKTKERKDQKSQDKAGARPKRAEDDKPEEQDEDEGKAQVKEEHPRNRRRVQVILARPSSSSDEEEDSKVHDSHERSNKRPSENGKPEESNDLRNKLRRKSQTIDRVHDSKNDLRSIIKDSKAKRVEDSSVQTQLKPRVLDLRDQLNSKLEDLMIKLNRPKRSNLRRKLEETKARNGDKHEPIIEDSPKDLRVQLQNRWIERAPFLNVIMGGSPPCGDSVRSIKDHRRQAITSKEMAIKT; from the exons ATGGAAGAAGACACAGCAGCGATACTCAAGAAAATGAATGCGGCTGCAAAACCGACGACTGATCCAAAAGCTCCTGAGGCACGCCAAGAACCCCGACAGCACGCCAAAGGCAACAAATCTAATCAGCAGAAAAGCTTCTTCTATGTAGTCGAAGATAAAAACCCGCCCCCGGGATCGACTGTCGTTGTGCGCGAGAAAG CCAACGTCGAGCTCCCCAAGTCTAGGCAAAACAACACCAAGAGCTGGAGCAAAACTAAAGAAAGGAAGGATCAGAAAAGTCAAGACAAGGCCGGAGCCCGACCCAAACGCGCAGAGGATGACAAGCCAGAAGAGCAGGACGAGGACGAGGGCAAAGCACAAGTCAAAGAAGAGCACCCTCGTAATCGTCGACGCGTCCAAGTTATCCTCGCACGACCAAGTTCCTCCTCGGATGAAGAAGAGGACAGCAAAGTCCACGATTCGCACGAACGCTCCAACAAGCGACCAAGTGAAAACGGCAAACCGGAAGAGTCGAATGACTTGAGGAACAAGCTCAGGCGAAAGTCGCAGACAATCGACCGTGTGCACGACTCTAAAAACGATCTTCGTTCAATCATCAAAGATTCCAAGGCTAAAAGAGTCGAAGACTCCAGTGTCCAAACCCAGCTCAAGCCCCGAGTCCTCGACCTTCGTGATCAGCTAAACTCGAAATTAGAAGACCTCATGATCAAGCTCAACCGACCTAAACGTTCCAACTTACGACGAAAGTTGGAGGAAACGAAAGCCAGGAACGGCGATAAACATGAGCCAATCATCGAAGACTCGCCTAAAGACCTGAGGGTCCAACTACAAAATAGATGGATCGAGCGCGCTCCCTTCTTAAATGTAATTATGGGAGGCTCGCCTCCTTGCGGCGACTCGGTTCGATCGATCAAGGACCATCGACGACAGGCAATAACCTCAAAGGAAATGGCCATCAAAACCTGA
- the LOC106323981 gene encoding uncharacterized protein LOC106323981 — MARSDSPSDDESPTTEGAPTAAAFADTILERMAQQDAAQKATNEQLAPIAAILALLAGNSGDPALTVRKQLFDRYRTAGAENTTNTNAAQVQTPGGVDLVTVREFAELKQSFLDMKDRILEGSTLVPLIERVLAETLKTPFSRRITDVRYRLAKKIHLLTFAGKADPTDHITAFNIAMGRTNFSDEERDAGYCRLFVENLQGPSLGWFTGMERDSINDFHDLTSAFLKQYIMFSRERATLSDLWNLSQGANQSLRDFMEKFKAVASKVHIPDSIAVDALMNTLYFKSLFREDLYRNPTKSLQDAIARSNNFI; from the coding sequence ATGGCTCGATCTGACTCGCCGTCCGACGACGAGTCACCTACGACTGAAGGCGCTCCGACAGCAGCGGCCTTCGCAGACACCATACTCGAGAGGATGGCGCAGCAAGACGCCGCCCAGAAGGCGACGAACGAGCAGCTCGCCCCCATCGCCGCCATCTTGGCTCTTTTGGCTGGAAACTCAGGAGATCCGGCCTTGACGGTCCGAAAACAGCTGTTCGACCGTTACCGAACAGCCGGCGCAGAAAACACGACGAACACAAATGCCGCCCAGGTTCAAACACCCGGTGGCGTAGATCTCGTTACCGTCCGGGAATTCGCTGAGCTTAAGCAGTCGTTCCTGGACATGAAAGACCGAATTCTTGAAGGATCTACTTTGGTGCCGTTAATTGAACGCGTCCTCGCCGAAACCCTAAAAACCCCCTTTTCCCGGCGAATCACCGACGTACGGTACCGACTAGCCAAGAAAATCCACCTTCTGACTTTTGCCGGAAAGGCAGACCCGACTGACCATATCACCGCATTCAACATCGCAATGGGTCGAACTAACTTTTCTGATGAGGAAAGAGACGCTGGCTATTGTCGGCTCTTCGTCGAGAATCTTCAAGGACCATCCCTTGGATGGTTCACTGGAATGGAACGGGACTCCATCAATGACTTTCACGACCTGACGTCCGCATTCCTCAAGCAGTACATTATGTTTTCGAGAGAAAGAGCGACCTTATCCGACCTTTGGAACTTATCTCAGGGAGCGAACCAAAGCCTCCGCGACTTCATGGAGAAGTTCAAAGCTGTCGCTTCGAAGGTGCATATCCCGGACAGCATCGCCGTTGACGCGTTGATGAATACTCTCTACTTCAAGTCCCTGTTTCGCGAGGATCTCTACAGAAATCCCACCAAGTCGCTTCAAGATGCTATCGCGAGGTCGAACAACTTCATCTGA
- the LOC106325961 gene encoding putative F-box/FBD/LRR-repeat protein At4g03220, which yields MEIRSVKRKKKKREEIIKVDRISNLPDSLLHQILLLLPLQSAAITSSLSKRWRSLFLSLPDLDFTSINENPKPPSFSSNSIYQLLSLRHHRDANNLRSLRFRTPITFTSLNSLIRLAVTHQVQDLDVEVTTKDYFNFPRWIVTSQKLRALKLKSAYPGFRLPPSSSIFGGFQKLTSLSLSLVILYNQPYLSDFFTDPNFPLLEKLALENCFGLKELRVFCCLLQEFSLKNSLQLDSLEVSGNNLHRLKVVSCFHSYSEESVVKINTPNLKTFLWNSNAVTTTVHFLDKLVCLRKAFVGVLLLHQDINSQKQSLLTLLSELSHSYKLQLGNQSVEILSSQKGLVKNHLLPFHNMRFLELQTRFDRHNVQALSCLFKSCPMLNILLLKIINDQTSERRQWNNDLWDMSNSEIQYWESQTYEVESFLNNLEFVEIHGFLECENEMSLAIFLLRHGKALIKMTLRSSFLCRDNLRRQMIRSQLMGFSKASSKAKISFH from the exons ATGGAGATAAGATCTGTGAAGCGAAAGAAGAAGAAGAGAGAAGAGATTATCAAAGTAGATAGGATCAGCAACCTCCCTGACTCTCTTCTTCATCAGATTCTCCTCTTACTTCCTCTACAATCTGCAGCTATAACCAGCTCACTCTCGAAACGATGGAGATCTCTCTTTCTCTCATTGCCTGATCTTGATTTCACTTCCATTAATGAAAACCCTAAACCACCATCTTTCTCTTCAAACTCCATTTACCAACTGCTTTCTCTTCGCCATCACCGCGACGCCAACAATCTCAGATCACTTCGTTTTCGTACTCCAATCACATTCACAAGTCTCAACTCCTTGATCCGTTTAGCTGTTACTCATCAGGTTCAAGATCTTGACGTTGAAGTCACAACCAAAGACTACTTCAACTTCCCTCGTTGGATTGTTACATCTCAGAAGTTAAGAGCCTTAAAGCTCAAGTCAGCCTATCCTGGTTTTAGATTACCTCCTTCATCATCAATCTTTGGAGGTTTTCAAAAGCTTACTTCACTCTCTTTATCTCTTGTGATTCTATACAACCAACCATATCTCTCAGATTTCTTCACAGATCCAAACTTTCCTCTTTTAGAGAAATTAGCCCTAGAAAATTGCTTCGGACTCAAGGAACTTAGGGTTTTTTGCTGTCTTCTCCAAGAGTTTAGTTTAAAGAACTCTTTACAGCTTGATAGCTTAGAGGTTTCTGGTAATAACCTTCACAGACTTAAGGTAGTGAGTTGCTTCCATTCATACTCAGAAGAGAGCGTTGTGAAGATTAACACGCCGAATCTCAAAACGTTCCTATGGAACTCAAACGCAGTCACAACAACGGTTCATTTCTTGGACAAGTTAGTTTGTCTGAGAAAAGCTTTCGTTGGAGTGCTTTTGCTTCATCAAGATATCAATTCTCAGAAACAGAGCTTACTCACTCTCTTGTCTGAACTCTCTCATTCCTATAAACTACAACTTGGAAACCAATCTGTGGAG ATTTTGTCAAGCCAGAAAGGATTAGTAAAGAATCATCTTCTACCGTTTCACAACATGAGATTCTTGGAACTGCAAACACGTTTCGACCGACACAATGTTCAAGCATTGTCATGTCTGTTCAAGAGCTGTCCGATGCTTAACATACTTCTTCTCAAAATCATTAATGATCAAACGAGTGAAAGAAGG CAATGGAATAATGACTTGTGGGATATGTCTAACTCAGAGATTCAATACTGGGAATCTCAAACCTATGAAGTGGAATCTTTCTTGAACAATTTGGAGTTTGTGGAGATTCATGGATTCTTAGAGTGTGAGAATGAGATGAGCCTTGCTATCTTTCTGCTGAGACATGGAAAGGCTTTGATCAAGATGACTCTGAGATCAAGTTTCCTCTGTAGAGACAATCTCCGGAGACAGATGATAAGGTCACAGTTAATGGGATTCTCAAAGGCATCTTCCAAAGCCAAAATCTCATTCCATTGA